A region from the Sutcliffiella horikoshii genome encodes:
- a CDS encoding carbohydrate ABC transporter permease, whose protein sequence is MDQKYTKRTFVLEIIGILIAIIFLIPFYFVIINSVKSFSEILIDAAALPTEILFSNYAKVWEIIQFPRAFWNSLIITVLSNIGIVVISSMAAWKMVRTPGKFSKILFVIIVSAMVIPFQTVMIPLMKLGGALNLINSIPGIVIMYFGFGVPLSLFLYHGFVKTVPLEIEEAARIDGCSQFGVFWRIVFPLLKPITVTVVILNTLWIWNDYLLPLLVLQTAELRTIPLATSSFFAQYTKQWDMGLAALMLGIAPIIIFFLFLQRHIIKGIAAGSVK, encoded by the coding sequence ATGGATCAAAAGTATACGAAAAGAACCTTTGTGCTTGAGATTATCGGCATCTTAATAGCGATTATCTTCCTCATTCCCTTTTACTTTGTCATCATAAATTCAGTAAAAAGTTTTAGTGAAATACTGATTGACGCGGCAGCATTGCCGACAGAAATACTTTTTAGCAACTATGCAAAAGTGTGGGAAATCATTCAATTCCCGCGTGCCTTCTGGAACTCACTGATCATCACGGTTCTCAGCAACATCGGAATTGTTGTCATCAGTTCGATGGCTGCGTGGAAAATGGTCCGCACTCCCGGAAAGTTTAGTAAAATATTATTTGTCATCATTGTTTCTGCGATGGTCATCCCGTTCCAAACGGTTATGATCCCATTGATGAAGCTAGGTGGCGCACTAAACCTTATCAATAGCATCCCTGGAATCGTCATCATGTACTTCGGTTTTGGCGTACCACTTTCTCTTTTCCTTTACCACGGATTTGTGAAAACTGTCCCGTTGGAAATTGAGGAAGCAGCGCGAATTGATGGTTGCAGCCAGTTTGGGGTATTTTGGAGGATTGTATTCCCGCTACTCAAGCCAATTACGGTTACAGTGGTTATCCTTAATACACTTTGGATTTGGAACGATTATCTTCTCCCGCTACTTGTTCTGCAGACAGCAGAGCTTAGAACGATTCCGCTTGCAACAAGCTCGTTCTTTGCGCAGTACACAAAGCAATGGGATATGGGGCTTGCAGCATTAATGCTGGGTATCGCGCCAATCATCATTTTCTTCCTATTTTTACAAAGGCACATCATCAAGGGGATTGCCGCAGGTTCTGTTAAGTAA